One stretch of Pradoshia sp. D12 DNA includes these proteins:
- the spoIIP gene encoding stage II sporulation protein P, which translates to MKAKKPSFVVVALQAATIIRFILIILVTMVFIFLVTGLLTSLKPEFRPSSDSVNEATGQVPGKILYKYLGQGNKYFLQSFPEEETESVSRQIFQSLTNISLNDPRSLLGHELPGYSLFDGEILVAGEGTNYTNMPIESPPSEEAMEKDTETEEIVDEEEPVKPEQAGTQKTKEEVMYIYFSHTRESYLPLLKGVTNPNSAFHSKANVTLVGEKLKKSLEAKGIGTKVDKTDVNAILNKKGLQYGSSYSQSRSLVQEVMANDKNLKYFIDVHRDSQRKKVTTISINGKAYARLCFIIGGENPNYEQNLKLAEEMHKKISEKYPGLSRGVFEKRGAGTNGKFNQDLSGNAMLVEAGGVDNTLDELNASMEVLADVLAEHYWDAEPVQGNAAE; encoded by the coding sequence ATGAAAGCAAAAAAACCTAGTTTTGTCGTAGTTGCACTTCAAGCAGCCACCATCATTCGTTTCATACTGATTATACTTGTTACGATGGTTTTTATATTTTTGGTAACCGGATTATTGACATCGCTTAAACCAGAATTTCGACCAAGTTCAGATTCGGTGAATGAAGCGACTGGACAAGTTCCCGGTAAAATTTTATATAAGTATTTAGGGCAAGGGAATAAGTACTTTTTGCAATCATTCCCCGAAGAGGAGACAGAGTCTGTTTCGAGGCAGATTTTCCAATCACTGACAAATATCTCATTAAATGATCCACGGAGTTTATTGGGACATGAGCTACCGGGATATTCCTTGTTTGATGGGGAGATTTTAGTGGCAGGTGAGGGTACTAATTACACAAATATGCCAATTGAGTCTCCTCCATCAGAGGAAGCTATGGAAAAAGATACAGAGACTGAGGAAATCGTGGATGAAGAAGAACCTGTTAAACCAGAACAGGCTGGTACTCAGAAAACGAAAGAAGAAGTGATGTACATCTATTTCTCACATACAAGGGAATCGTATCTTCCTTTATTAAAAGGTGTGACAAATCCTAATTCTGCCTTTCATTCAAAAGCAAATGTCACGCTTGTCGGTGAGAAGCTCAAGAAGTCGCTTGAAGCGAAAGGCATTGGGACAAAGGTAGATAAAACAGATGTTAATGCCATATTGAACAAGAAAGGGCTGCAATATGGCAGTTCATACAGCCAATCGCGAAGTCTTGTCCAAGAGGTTATGGCTAACGACAAAAACTTGAAATATTTTATTGATGTTCACCGTGATTCGCAGCGAAAAAAAGTGACGACTATTTCAATTAACGGAAAAGCTTATGCTAGATTATGCTTCATTATTGGTGGTGAAAATCCAAATTATGAACAGAACTTAAAGTTGGCAGAGGAGATGCACAAGAAAATTTCAGAAAAATATCCTGGTTTAAGTCGCGGTGTCTTTGAAAAAAGAGGTGCGGGGACGAATGGGAAGTTTAATCAAGATTTATCCGGAAATGCCATGTTAGTTGAAGCTGGCGGTGTGGATAATACATTGGACGAATTAAATGCTTCAATGGAAGTGTTAGCTGATGTATTAGCTGAGCATTATTGGGATGCCGAGCCAGTACAGGGAAATGCTGCAGAGTGA
- the gpr gene encoding GPR endopeptidase — translation MSQYQIRTDLAIEARELAIPLSDAPDTSNIEGVIFKEREMDGIKLSHVEITKEGEKQVGKKPGFYITLEVQGIREQDSELQKKVEVVFAKQLAYLIDRVGLKKDAHCLVVGLGNWHVTPDALGPTVTDNLIVTRHLFKFQPESVSEGFRPVSAISPGVMGVTGIETSDIIKGIVDNIHPDFIIAIDALAARSIERVNTTIQITDTGIHPGSGVGNKRKELSKETLGVPVISIGVPTVVDAVSITSDTIDYILKHFGRELKEGDRPRRALAPAGMTFGKKRKLTEEDLPEEEHKKTFLGIVGTLSDEEKRMLIREVLAPLGHNLMVTPKEVDVFIEEMANLIANGMNAALHEAINQDNTGYYTH, via the coding sequence ATGAGTCAGTATCAAATAAGGACTGATTTGGCTATTGAGGCTAGGGAACTGGCTATTCCGCTATCTGACGCACCGGACACATCGAATATCGAAGGTGTAATTTTTAAAGAGCGAGAGATGGATGGGATTAAATTATCGCATGTTGAAATAACGAAAGAAGGCGAAAAACAGGTAGGAAAAAAGCCTGGCTTTTACATAACACTGGAAGTTCAAGGAATTCGTGAGCAGGATTCTGAGCTGCAAAAAAAAGTCGAGGTTGTGTTTGCTAAACAACTGGCCTATCTAATAGACCGAGTTGGATTAAAAAAAGATGCACATTGTCTTGTTGTAGGATTGGGAAATTGGCATGTAACACCGGATGCTCTTGGTCCTACGGTAACGGATAATTTAATCGTAACTAGGCATCTGTTTAAATTTCAGCCTGAATCTGTTTCTGAAGGATTTCGTCCGGTCAGTGCCATCTCACCAGGGGTTATGGGTGTGACGGGAATTGAAACCAGCGATATTATTAAAGGAATCGTAGACAATATTCATCCTGATTTCATCATTGCTATTGATGCACTGGCAGCTCGTTCTATTGAACGTGTAAATACTACCATTCAAATTACAGATACCGGAATTCATCCTGGATCTGGTGTGGGCAATAAACGGAAAGAACTTAGTAAGGAAACATTAGGAGTGCCAGTTATCTCGATTGGTGTACCAACAGTGGTGGATGCTGTATCGATTACCTCTGATACAATTGATTATATATTGAAGCATTTTGGACGTGAATTAAAAGAGGGAGACCGTCCTCGCCGAGCTCTTGCTCCGGCCGGGATGACATTTGGAAAGAAACGTAAATTAACAGAAGAAGACTTACCAGAAGAAGAGCACAAAAAGACATTTCTTGGTATTGTAGGCACACTATCCGATGAGGAAAAGAGAATGCTGATTCGTGAAGTGCTCGCTCCTTTGGGACATAATTTGATGGTTACGCCTAAGGAAGTGGATGTATTCATAGAGGAAATGGCAAACTTGATAGCCAATGGTATGAATGCAGCTCTGCATGAGGCCATAAATCAAGATAATACAGGCTATTACACACATTAA
- the lepA gene encoding translation elongation factor 4, translating to MNNQERLKRQSKIRNFSIIAHIDHGKSTLADRILEKTNALTSREMKDQLLDSMDLERERGITIKLNAVQLKYKAKDGEEYIFHLIDTPGHVDFTYEVSRSLAACEGAVLVVDAAQGIEAQTLANVYLALDNDLEILPIINKIDLPSADPERVRGEIEDVIGLDASEAVLASAKAGIGIEEILEQIAEKVPAPTGDPEAPLKALIFDSIYDAYRGVIVSIRVMEGTVKPGDKIRMMATGKEFEVLEVGVHTPKATLCDELTVGDVGFLTAAIKNVGDTQVGDTITNAKNGATEPLPGYRRMNPMVYCGLYPIDTAKFNDLREALEKLELNDSSLQYEPETSQALGFGFRCGFLGLLHMEIIQERIEREFNIDLITTAPSVIYKVKMTDGSEINIDNPSNMPDPQKIESIEEPYVKATLMAPNDFVGAIMELCQMKRGNFIDMQYADENRVTIIYELPLSEIVYDFFDQLKSNTKGYASFDYELIGYQESKLVKMDILLNGETVDALSFIVHRDFAYERGKIIVEKLKELIPRQQFEVPIQAAIGNKIIARSSIKAMRKNVLAKCYGGDISRKRKLLEKQKEGKKRMKQVGSVEVPQEAFMAVLKMDDSNSKK from the coding sequence ATGAATAATCAGGAACGGCTAAAACGACAAAGTAAAATCCGTAACTTTTCGATTATTGCTCATATTGACCATGGGAAATCGACATTAGCGGACAGAATATTAGAAAAAACGAATGCTCTTACTTCCAGAGAGATGAAAGACCAGCTTCTTGATTCCATGGATTTGGAAAGAGAGCGCGGAATAACAATCAAATTGAATGCTGTTCAATTGAAATATAAGGCGAAAGACGGCGAGGAATATATTTTCCATTTAATTGATACTCCGGGACACGTGGATTTCACGTATGAAGTATCCAGAAGTTTGGCAGCTTGTGAAGGTGCTGTGCTAGTGGTCGATGCTGCACAGGGAATCGAAGCGCAAACTTTGGCCAATGTTTATTTGGCATTAGACAATGATTTGGAGATCTTGCCAATCATTAATAAAATAGATTTGCCTAGTGCTGACCCGGAACGCGTTCGTGGTGAGATTGAAGATGTAATTGGGCTGGATGCATCTGAAGCTGTTCTTGCCTCTGCTAAAGCTGGTATCGGGATTGAAGAAATCCTCGAACAAATTGCGGAAAAAGTACCTGCTCCAACTGGAGATCCCGAAGCTCCTCTGAAAGCATTGATTTTTGATTCAATCTATGATGCATATCGTGGAGTCATCGTATCCATTCGAGTGATGGAGGGTACGGTAAAACCGGGTGATAAGATTAGAATGATGGCGACAGGTAAGGAATTTGAAGTTCTCGAGGTGGGTGTCCATACTCCAAAAGCAACTCTATGCGATGAACTAACAGTAGGAGATGTTGGATTCCTGACAGCTGCCATTAAAAATGTCGGCGATACACAAGTCGGGGACACAATCACCAATGCTAAAAATGGAGCAACAGAACCATTACCGGGGTATCGCCGTATGAATCCGATGGTTTATTGCGGTCTATATCCAATTGATACAGCAAAATTTAACGATTTACGTGAAGCACTTGAAAAACTGGAGCTAAACGATTCTTCCTTGCAATATGAACCAGAAACCTCTCAGGCGCTTGGATTTGGTTTCCGTTGCGGATTCCTTGGATTATTGCATATGGAAATTATCCAGGAAAGAATTGAACGTGAATTTAATATTGATTTGATTACAACGGCACCAAGCGTAATTTATAAGGTTAAGATGACAGATGGCAGTGAGATTAATATCGATAATCCATCTAACATGCCTGACCCGCAAAAGATTGAAAGTATTGAGGAGCCATATGTAAAAGCTACCTTGATGGCACCAAATGATTTTGTCGGTGCAATTATGGAGCTTTGTCAAATGAAGCGTGGGAATTTCATCGATATGCAATATGCTGATGAGAACCGCGTAACTATCATTTATGAACTGCCATTATCCGAAATTGTTTATGATTTCTTTGACCAATTAAAATCAAATACAAAAGGATATGCATCTTTTGACTATGAGTTAATTGGCTACCAAGAATCTAAACTGGTTAAAATGGACATCTTATTAAACGGTGAAACCGTTGACGCATTGAGCTTTATCGTTCATAGAGACTTTGCATATGAGCGTGGAAAAATTATTGTAGAAAAGTTGAAGGAGCTTATTCCTCGACAACAATTTGAGGTGCCTATACAGGCAGCAATCGGCAATAAAATCATTGCACGTTCTTCGATTAAAGCAATGAGGAAGAATGTGCTTGCAAAATGTTACGGTGGAGATATTTCACGTAAACGTAAATTATTAGAGAAACAAAAAGAAGGTAAAAAACGCATGAAACAAGTTGGTTCTGTAGAAGTTCCGCAAGAAGCGTTTATGGCAGTTCTGAAGATGGATGACTCCAATTCAAAAAAATAA
- a CDS encoding DUF3679 domain-containing protein, whose translation MGKFILKISMLLFLLLFGVILGMQLANQNMKKMQGYDDPKMYEAFTIDKQDDGDINATVLGNQVSTTDLEEKKKEMEEWKAFNVLSSAGKGISDTLTSLFKGMAGMISDE comes from the coding sequence ATGGGTAAATTTATTTTAAAAATAAGTATGCTTCTTTTCCTCCTTCTCTTTGGGGTCATCCTGGGAATGCAGCTGGCCAATCAAAATATGAAAAAAATGCAGGGATATGATGATCCAAAAATGTATGAAGCCTTTACAATTGATAAACAGGATGACGGAGACATTAACGCTACGGTTCTCGGAAATCAGGTTTCGACAACTGACCTGGAGGAAAAGAAAAAGGAAATGGAAGAATGGAAGGCATTTAATGTTTTATCCAGTGCAGGGAAAGGCATATCTGATACCTTAACAAGTTTATTTAAAGGGATGGCAGGAATGATTTCAGATGAATAA